One genomic window of Clostridium taeniosporum includes the following:
- a CDS encoding methyl-accepting chemotaxis protein: MKKLSFKMKLLITILPVVIIGMSILSFTTFYELRKNIESELVYDKLEEGKKLTENINNWIEGKLLEVKSAANTPTAKLIETDISAVDNFNAERIKFLEKNYPGEYDNAAATLFNNDGKSRAQYSNGDFVNGDVAEKTWYKNLMSGVPYNISNPVISKGTGKALVVIGVPIKNESEQSIGTMISAVNLSHIQEKVKEFKFGEKGYSLLIGNDGTIIEHPDQSLVMKTNISEIKDENIQSLGKEMMENESGVFRFGNGDNKSIVFYNKVPLSGWSVASVVSEKDLFAYLNKLILILLLITIVIVFIVAIVITFVAKQMTLPLIKLSDFAEEISEGTLTNKLEVHGQDEISNVTKALNNTVSSLKEMIGDISNSADDVMLISNSLASSTSESLKGNEEVSRSMQEIATGAVSQAEGASKASIVTKELVEDINEISKKCNYMIKIVEKSTNRSKKVSQGVQQAVHSIKNIATTNEHNVEEIKNLLKKSKEIGQIVNVISDISEQTNLLSLNAAIEAARAGEQGKGFAVVADEVRKLAEQSSNSSKRIVELINGIQKQIEIISNKMNDGTSEVMHGVKMSTLIGDDFEEINKVFNEVNNIVSEVSESTNRMEKKVNVTSDIINNVAAVTEENSAATEEVTASNEEQTAFMHQIVDSTYTLEELVKKLNNTVDKFRL, translated from the coding sequence TTGAAAAAACTATCCTTTAAAATGAAATTGTTAATTACGATTTTACCAGTTGTAATAATTGGAATGTCAATTTTGAGTTTTACAACATTTTATGAACTTAGAAAAAATATTGAAAGTGAACTTGTCTATGATAAATTGGAGGAAGGAAAAAAATTAACTGAGAATATAAACAATTGGATAGAAGGAAAACTTTTAGAAGTAAAAAGTGCTGCTAATACACCTACGGCAAAGTTAATAGAAACAGATATTTCTGCTGTGGATAATTTTAATGCAGAAAGAATCAAATTTTTAGAGAAAAATTACCCAGGAGAATATGATAATGCAGCAGCAACTTTATTTAATAATGATGGTAAATCTAGAGCTCAATATTCAAATGGAGATTTCGTAAATGGTGATGTAGCTGAAAAAACATGGTATAAGAATTTAATGAGTGGAGTACCGTATAATATATCTAATCCAGTAATATCAAAGGGAACTGGTAAAGCTTTGGTTGTTATAGGAGTTCCAATTAAGAATGAATCAGAACAATCAATAGGAACAATGATATCTGCTGTAAATCTTTCACATATTCAAGAAAAAGTTAAGGAATTTAAATTTGGTGAAAAAGGATATAGTTTATTAATTGGAAATGATGGAACTATTATTGAACATCCAGATCAGTCATTAGTAATGAAAACAAATATATCAGAAATAAAAGATGAAAATATACAATCATTAGGAAAAGAAATGATGGAAAATGAATCAGGTGTATTTAGATTTGGAAATGGAGATAATAAATCAATTGTATTTTATAACAAAGTTCCTCTATCAGGATGGAGTGTAGCAAGTGTTGTATCTGAAAAGGACTTATTTGCTTATTTAAATAAATTAATATTAATATTACTTTTAATAACAATAGTGATTGTATTTATTGTTGCAATAGTAATTACATTTGTAGCGAAACAAATGACATTACCATTAATTAAGTTATCTGATTTTGCAGAAGAAATATCAGAAGGAACTCTTACAAATAAATTAGAAGTTCATGGACAAGATGAAATTTCTAATGTGACAAAAGCATTAAATAATACAGTTTCAAGTCTTAAGGAAATGATTGGTGATATAAGTAATTCAGCTGATGATGTTATGTTAATATCTAACAGTTTAGCATCATCAACAAGTGAATCGTTAAAGGGGAATGAAGAGGTTTCACGAAGTATGCAAGAAATAGCTACAGGGGCTGTATCTCAGGCAGAAGGGGCAAGCAAGGCCTCTATTGTTACAAAAGAATTGGTTGAAGATATAAATGAAATATCTAAAAAATGTAACTATATGATTAAGATAGTAGAAAAATCAACTAATAGAAGCAAAAAAGTTTCACAGGGAGTACAACAAGCTGTACATAGTATAAAGAACATAGCTACAACAAATGAACATAATGTCGAAGAAATTAAAAATTTATTAAAAAAATCTAAAGAAATAGGACAAATTGTTAATGTGATAAGTGATATATCTGAACAAACTAATCTTTTATCACTTAATGCAGCTATTGAAGCTGCTAGAGCTGGTGAACAAGGAAAGGGATTTGCAGTAGTTGCAGATGAGGTAAGGAAATTAGCAGAACAATCAAGTAATTCTTCAAAAAGAATAGTAGAGCTTATTAATGGAATTCAAAAACAAATTGAAATCATATCAAATAAAATGAATGATGGAACAAGTGAAGTTATGCACGGAGTTAAAATGTCAACATTAATTGGTGATGATTTTGAGGAAATAAATAAAGTATTTAATGAAGTTAATAATATTGTATCAGAGGTATCAGAGTCTACTAATAGAATGGAGAAAAAAGTTAATGTTACATCTGATATTATAAACAATGTTGCAGCTGTAACAGAAGAAAATTCAGCAGCTACAGAAGAAGTAACAGCATCTAATGAAGAGCAAACTGCTTTTATGCATCAAATTGTAGATTCAACTTATACATTAGAAGAATTAGTTAAAAAACTTAATAATACAGTAGATAAATTTAGATTATGA
- a CDS encoding NAD(P)-dependent oxidoreductase → MKIALIGSTGNAGKRILNEAINRGHEVIAIVRDELKIKDNNENLTVLNGDIFKLDTLENKLEGVDVLVSAFGPKFGEENTLIEATNNLISLVKKSGTNRLVVMGGAGSLKVEDGTELVNTEGFPADWKPVALAHSESLDIYRSEKEVNWTYLSPAALIEPGERTGKYTIGDEYLVVDEKGQSKISFEDFAVAIMDEIEAPKHIKSRFTVAYK, encoded by the coding sequence ATGAAAATTGCTTTAATTGGATCAACAGGAAATGCAGGAAAGAGAATATTAAATGAGGCTATAAATAGAGGACATGAAGTTATTGCTATTGTAAGAGATGAATTGAAGATAAAAGACAATAATGAAAATTTAACAGTTTTAAATGGAGATATTTTTAAATTGGATACATTAGAAAATAAATTAGAAGGGGTAGATGTTTTAGTTAGTGCTTTTGGACCTAAATTTGGAGAAGAAAATACACTAATAGAAGCAACTAATAATTTAATAAGTTTGGTTAAAAAATCAGGAACTAACAGACTTGTAGTAATGGGTGGTGCTGGAAGTTTAAAGGTTGAAGATGGTACTGAATTAGTTAATACAGAAGGATTCCCAGCAGATTGGAAACCAGTAGCTTTAGCACATTCAGAATCTTTAGATATATATAGAAGTGAAAAAGAAGTAAATTGGACATACTTAAGTCCAGCAGCATTAATAGAGCCAGGTGAAAGAACTGGAAAATATACAATTGGAGATGAATATTTGGTTGTAGATGAAAAAGGACAAAGTAAAATATCTTTTGAAGATTTTGCAGTAGCTATTATGGATGAGATTGAAGCTCCTAAACATATTAAAAGTAGATTTACAGTGGCATATAAGTAA
- a CDS encoding DsbA family oxidoreductase, whose amino-acid sequence MSLNIKVYSDFVCPFCFLGEKTLSQVIEGKNINVQWMPFELRPEPSPRIDPWNDSSKLNSWNNFIKPMAENLGIDMKLPKLSPHPYTNLAFEGYHYAVELGKGNEYVERVFKGFFEEELDIGKIEVLSKLAEEIGLNKESFSQALNTRKYKRKQEEALKKAYEEANIAAVPAMIIGNEVLQGITSKENLEEIIKKQLLKNN is encoded by the coding sequence ATGTCATTAAATATTAAAGTATATTCTGATTTTGTTTGTCCATTTTGTTTTTTAGGAGAAAAGACTTTAAGTCAAGTTATAGAAGGAAAGAATATAAATGTTCAGTGGATGCCATTTGAATTAAGACCAGAACCATCACCTAGAATTGATCCTTGGAATGATTCATCAAAATTAAATTCATGGAACAATTTTATAAAGCCAATGGCAGAAAATTTAGGCATAGATATGAAGTTACCTAAGCTTTCACCACATCCATACACTAATTTAGCTTTTGAAGGATATCATTATGCAGTTGAATTAGGAAAAGGAAATGAATATGTTGAAAGAGTTTTTAAAGGTTTTTTTGAAGAAGAATTAGATATTGGAAAAATTGAGGTGTTGTCTAAGTTAGCTGAAGAAATAGGTTTAAATAAAGAAAGTTTTAGTCAGGCTTTGAATACTAGAAAATATAAGAGAAAGCAAGAAGAAGCATTAAAGAAGGCTTATGAAGAGGCTAATATTGCAGCAGTACCAGCCATGATTATAGGTAATGAAGTATTACAAGGTATTACATCAAAAGAAAATTTAGAGGAAATAATAAAAAAACAATTGTTAAAAAATAATTAA
- a CDS encoding Rrf2 family transcriptional regulator, whose amino-acid sequence MKISSRFSVAVHILSILSMEDSNLCTSEWIAGSVNTNPVVIRRVMGMLKRYGLVNVIAGAGGAYLLKDLDQITLLDVYRAVHVVKEGELFQLHESPNINCPIGANIQAVLEGVLLSAQEAMEQVLGNVTMKHIVEGIRKKIEE is encoded by the coding sequence ATGAAAATAAGCAGTAGGTTTTCTGTAGCAGTTCATATTTTATCTATACTATCCATGGAAGACAGCAATTTATGCACTTCTGAATGGATAGCAGGTAGTGTAAATACTAATCCAGTTGTTATAAGAAGAGTAATGGGAATGTTAAAAAGATATGGTTTAGTTAATGTTATAGCAGGCGCTGGTGGAGCTTATTTATTAAAGGATCTAGACCAAATAACATTGCTAGATGTATATAGAGCTGTTCATGTTGTTAAAGAAGGAGAATTATTTCAATTACATGAATCACCAAATATAAACTGTCCCATTGGTGCTAACATTCAAGCAGTACTTGAAGGAGTGTTACTAAGCGCTCAAGAAGCTATGGAACAAGTATTAGGAAATGTAACAATGAAACATATAGTAGAAGGTATAAGAAAAAAAATTGAGGAGTAA
- a CDS encoding glycosyltransferase translates to MKNCLVLLTKVFPFDKGEEFIEDEIPMLSKAFDKIILIATSTADSAVQTREVPGNFEIHRIKASEIKHKLPINAIKYFPFSNYNGCVSKEEKNEVKGSLKRKGYLTYFLSKSESVYKECEKILINYDIKNYDKKTFYSYWLYDIAYAAIKLKENFGDSMSKVVSRTHRYDLYADKNSLNYLPLRYYLLEKLDKVYPCSDDGSNYLKKLYPAYKEKIKTAYLGTKNYGISNQSNDGIYRIVSCCHVSPVKRIDLLAKSLGTLKDSGLKLKWTHFGAGDGLEEVKEYSKENLSFMEVDFKGSVKNEELMNYYSNNPVDLFVNTSSSEGLPVSIMEACSFAIPTIATDVGGTNEIVKNNETGLLIECNFNINTLGEKIKYMVNLSKEDKQEFRDNCREIWINNFYGEKNFQNFSREIQP, encoded by the coding sequence ATGAAAAACTGTTTAGTTCTTTTAACTAAAGTATTTCCTTTTGATAAGGGAGAAGAATTCATTGAAGATGAGATACCAATGCTTTCAAAAGCTTTTGATAAAATAATTCTAATAGCAACAAGCACAGCTGATAGTGCAGTACAAACTAGAGAAGTTCCTGGAAATTTTGAAATACATAGAATTAAAGCGTCAGAAATAAAGCATAAATTACCTATAAATGCTATTAAATATTTTCCATTTTCAAATTATAATGGATGTGTGTCTAAAGAAGAAAAAAATGAAGTTAAAGGCTCACTAAAAAGAAAAGGATACTTAACATATTTTTTATCTAAATCAGAAAGTGTATATAAAGAATGCGAAAAGATTCTTATAAATTATGATATAAAAAATTATGATAAAAAGACTTTTTATAGTTATTGGTTATATGATATAGCATATGCAGCTATAAAATTAAAAGAAAATTTTGGAGATTCAATGAGCAAAGTGGTAAGTCGTACTCATAGATATGATCTTTATGCTGATAAAAATTCATTGAATTATTTACCACTTAGATATTACTTACTTGAAAAATTGGATAAAGTATATCCTTGTTCTGATGATGGTAGCAATTATTTAAAAAAATTATATCCAGCATATAAGGAAAAGATTAAGACAGCTTATCTTGGAACAAAAAATTATGGGATTTCAAATCAATCAAATGATGGAATATATAGAATAGTTAGTTGTTGCCATGTATCCCCTGTAAAGAGAATAGATTTATTAGCAAAGTCATTAGGTACATTAAAAGATTCAGGTTTAAAATTAAAATGGACTCATTTTGGAGCTGGTGATGGATTAGAAGAAGTAAAAGAATACTCAAAAGAAAATTTAAGTTTTATGGAAGTAGATTTTAAAGGTTCAGTAAAAAATGAAGAATTGATGAACTATTATTCTAATAATCCAGTTGACTTATTTGTAAATACAAGTAGTTCAGAGGGGTTGCCTGTTAGTATTATGGAGGCATGTTCATTTGCAATACCAACCATAGCAACTGATGTTGGTGGAACTAATGAGATAGTAAAAAATAATGAAACAGGTTTATTAATAGAATGTAATTTTAATATAAATACTCTTGGAGAAAAAATAAAGTATATGGTTAATTTATCTAAAGAAGATAAGCAAGAATTTCGTGATAATTGCCGTGAAATATGGATAAATAATTTTTATGGAGAGAAAAACTTTCAAAACTTTTCTAGAGAAATACAACCATAA
- the wecB gene encoding non-hydrolyzing UDP-N-acetylglucosamine 2-epimerase, protein MKVLTVIGARPQFIKAATVSNKLRKNGNSEILVHTGQHYDNNMSDIFFEELGIPKPDYNLNIGSSNHGNQTGSMLCSLEDIYLKEKPDMVLVYGDTNSTLAGSLCASKLLIPVAHVEAGLRSFNKAMPEEQNRILTDHISDLLFAPTLTAVKNLATENITKGVYNTGDVMYDAINLFKERAKEVSNITETLDLAPNSYILSTIHRAENTNSIERLTSIIKALSECGKKIILPLHPRTKKFINQYDLHVGDNIKIIDPVGYLEMISLQENSAKIVTDSGGVQKEAYFLKKPCITMRDETEWIETIENGWNVIVGSDSNKILDAIENFNPTGTPASAFGNGDTSSIITDIIQNYKR, encoded by the coding sequence ATGAAAGTACTAACTGTCATCGGAGCTAGACCACAGTTTATTAAAGCCGCAACAGTCTCAAACAAACTTAGAAAAAACGGTAATAGTGAAATATTAGTACATACTGGTCAACATTATGATAATAATATGTCTGATATATTTTTTGAAGAATTAGGTATTCCAAAGCCAGATTATAATTTAAATATCGGTTCTTCAAATCATGGAAATCAAACAGGAAGTATGTTATGTTCACTTGAAGATATATATTTAAAAGAAAAGCCTGACATGGTTTTAGTTTATGGAGATACTAATTCCACACTTGCAGGATCTCTTTGTGCTAGTAAGCTATTAATACCTGTAGCACACGTTGAAGCAGGTCTTAGAAGTTTTAATAAAGCAATGCCAGAGGAACAAAATAGAATTTTAACTGACCATATATCTGATTTATTATTTGCACCAACACTAACTGCAGTTAAAAATTTAGCTACAGAAAATATAACAAAAGGTGTTTATAATACTGGAGATGTAATGTATGATGCTATAAATTTATTTAAAGAAAGGGCTAAAGAAGTATCTAATATAACTGAAACTTTAGATTTAGCCCCTAATAGTTATATATTATCAACAATACACCGTGCTGAAAATACAAATAGTATAGAAAGACTTACTTCTATAATAAAAGCATTAAGTGAATGTGGTAAAAAAATAATCTTACCACTTCATCCAAGAACAAAGAAGTTCATAAATCAATATGATTTACATGTAGGTGACAATATAAAAATAATTGATCCTGTAGGATACTTAGAAATGATTTCTCTTCAAGAAAATTCTGCTAAGATTGTAACAGATAGTGGTGGAGTTCAAAAAGAAGCTTATTTCTTAAAGAAACCTTGTATTACAATGAGAGATGAAACAGAATGGATTGAAACTATAGAAAATGGTTGGAACGTAATTGTAGGAAGTGATTCTAACAAAATTTTAGATGCTATTGAAAACTTTAATCCAACTGGTACTCCTGCATCCGCTTTTGGTAATGGAGATACATCATCAATAATAACTGATATAATTCAAAACTATAAGAGATAA
- a CDS encoding O-antigen ligase family protein → MNREDKNRNIFITIISIIAMVFGIANGNYIIPIMYIITLVISSNIIKEKAIYDQMYCALLVSAFYDYALHAPGVESIYMFHIILGLCTLMSLYRLVKDIEVVKHIDKKILGIYVIWFIYMCGSIFWAMSKSLSIKYIAIYLMMFAFIFNMMVYNINKDRLKKTVNLLLFLISVITLIAFIEVLLGKQLPIKHYADSFMDQLPEKDQNQINARPMAFSFNPNNLAATLAILSPLFFYAIYKCKKNSVKIWYTIISTIVFILIATTSSRTGFASIAFGVGVFLIYSIFNIKNIGIKNIIYPLILCITLGLSYKYNYLVMNIKPVEGHKIVENSLNNKVQSLENAQIQQGGEGSVNVRFTIINDVLRGTIKEKNYLGYGVGNVEQFIKNQGDTGNIYSPHCYAIEILGDFGLPGVALYGIYYLYLLIGNIILGIKRRSIYCFTAATGLIVFAPASFGPSSITYVFSYWILIGFAVACMQVYKKNNNDYTPTSEMKEFHF, encoded by the coding sequence ATGAATAGAGAAGATAAAAATAGAAATATATTTATAACAATTATATCCATAATTGCTATGGTTTTTGGAATAGCTAATGGTAATTATATAATACCTATTATGTATATAATCACATTGGTTATATCATCAAATATAATAAAGGAAAAAGCTATATATGATCAAATGTATTGTGCATTGTTGGTGTCGGCATTTTATGATTATGCACTTCATGCACCAGGAGTAGAAAGTATATATATGTTCCATATTATATTAGGATTATGTACATTGATGTCATTATATAGATTAGTAAAAGATATAGAAGTTGTAAAACATATAGATAAGAAGATTTTAGGAATATATGTTATATGGTTTATTTATATGTGTGGAAGTATTTTCTGGGCAATGAGTAAGAGTTTATCAATTAAATATATCGCAATATATTTAATGATGTTTGCATTTATATTTAATATGATGGTTTATAATATAAATAAAGATAGATTAAAGAAAACTGTTAATTTATTATTATTTTTAATATCTGTTATTACTTTAATTGCTTTTATAGAAGTATTATTGGGTAAGCAATTACCAATAAAACATTATGCTGATTCGTTTATGGATCAATTACCTGAAAAAGATCAAAATCAAATAAATGCAAGACCAATGGCATTTTCATTTAATCCTAATAATTTAGCTGCCACACTTGCTATATTATCACCACTTTTCTTTTATGCTATTTATAAGTGTAAGAAAAATTCAGTAAAGATATGGTATACAATTATTTCTACAATAGTGTTTATATTAATAGCTACTACATCATCAAGAACAGGATTTGCTTCAATTGCATTTGGAGTAGGAGTTTTCTTAATATATTCTATATTTAATATTAAAAATATTGGAATTAAGAATATAATATATCCACTTATATTATGTATTACCTTAGGATTATCATATAAGTATAATTATCTTGTTATGAATATAAAACCTGTTGAAGGACATAAAATTGTAGAAAATAGTCTTAATAATAAGGTGCAAAGTTTAGAAAATGCACAAATACAACAAGGTGGAGAAGGTTCCGTTAATGTTAGATTTACTATAATAAATGATGTATTAAGAGGAACTATAAAAGAAAAGAATTATCTTGGATATGGTGTTGGAAATGTAGAACAGTTTATTAAAAACCAAGGTGATACTGGAAATATATATAGTCCACATTGTTATGCCATTGAGATATTAGGTGATTTTGGATTACCTGGAGTAGCGTTATATGGAATATATTATTTATATCTTCTTATAGGAAATATAATATTAGGAATTAAAAGAAGAAGCATATATTGTTTTACAGCAGCAACAGGACTTATTGTTTTTGCTCCAGCAAGCTTTGGACCAAGCTCAATAACTTATGTATTCTCATATTGGATACTTATAGGATTTGCAGTAGCATGTATGCAAGTTTATAAAAAGAATAATAATGATTATACTCCAACTTCAGAGATGAAAGAATTTCATTTTTAG
- a CDS encoding polysaccharide biosynthesis protein, translating into MRRCKTLIIMIIDIFMVNMAYLFSINITLSERFTEIAKIYTQDVVVVSLIYLVCFYLFKMYESLWHLTGTDEFLLGVGGTILAGILSIGYTRFWGSVIPLNVSVVGILLSIFFVLGYRILYRVYRRTLLYIPFKYSSDQRRVMIVGAGSAGTMIINEMMARRELKYNPIVLIDDDKQKLGRRISGVKIAGNRYDIPYIAGEQEIDLILIAIPSLDSKNKAEIIDICKKTNCKLQIIPGMYEILSGEATVSRIKDVDLEDLLGRDPIVLDNKGISDYLNEKTILVTGAGGSIGSELCRQISVYNPKRLILFDIYENNIYDIQNELKEEFPDMKLTVLIGSIRDRQRLHEIFIKYKINVVFHAAAHKHVPLMEDSPKEAVKNNVFGTLNLATEASKANIDRFVMISTDKAVNPTNIMGATKRLCEMIVQAMDKQSKTEFVAVRFGNVLGSNGSVIPLFKKQIANGGPVTLTHKKIVRYFMLIPEAAQLVLQAGAFAEGGEVFVLDMGKPVKIYDLACDLIRLSGFEPNKDIKIVVTGLRPGEKLYEELLMSEEGLKDTAHKKIYVGKPTFEDMDTLNHKLEQLRKLLELNDINEIKHQMQRIVPTYHYKNEDEVAAENADKE; encoded by the coding sequence ATGAGAAGATGCAAGACACTGATAATTATGATAATTGATATATTTATGGTGAATATGGCTTACCTTTTTTCTATAAATATAACTTTAAGTGAAAGATTTACTGAAATTGCTAAAATATACACACAGGATGTTGTAGTTGTAAGTTTAATATACTTAGTATGTTTTTATTTATTTAAGATGTATGAAAGTTTATGGCATTTAACTGGAACTGACGAATTTTTATTAGGTGTTGGGGGAACTATTTTAGCAGGTATATTATCAATTGGATATACTAGATTTTGGGGTTCTGTTATACCATTAAATGTTTCAGTTGTAGGAATTCTTTTAAGTATTTTCTTTGTATTAGGTTATAGAATTTTATACAGAGTATATAGAAGAACACTTTTGTACATACCGTTTAAGTATTCATCAGATCAAAGAAGAGTAATGATAGTTGGAGCAGGTTCAGCTGGAACTATGATTATTAATGAAATGATGGCAAGAAGAGAATTAAAGTATAATCCTATAGTTCTTATTGATGATGATAAACAAAAACTTGGAAGAAGAATTTCAGGAGTAAAGATAGCAGGAAATAGATATGATATACCATATATAGCAGGGGAACAAGAAATTGATTTAATATTAATAGCAATTCCTTCTCTTGATTCAAAGAATAAGGCAGAGATTATTGATATATGTAAGAAAACTAATTGTAAACTTCAAATAATACCAGGAATGTATGAGATATTAAGTGGAGAAGCAACTGTTAGTAGGATTAAGGATGTAGATTTAGAAGATTTACTTGGAAGAGATCCAATAGTACTAGATAACAAGGGTATTTCAGATTATTTGAATGAAAAGACAATATTAGTTACAGGTGCAGGAGGTTCAATAGGATCTGAACTTTGTAGACAAATATCAGTATATAATCCAAAAAGACTTATATTATTTGATATATATGAAAATAATATATATGATATTCAAAATGAATTAAAAGAAGAATTTCCAGATATGAAACTTACTGTACTAATTGGTTCTATAAGAGACAGGCAAAGATTACATGAGATATTTATTAAGTACAAAATAAATGTTGTATTCCATGCAGCAGCTCATAAGCATGTACCATTAATGGAAGATAGTCCTAAAGAAGCTGTTAAAAACAATGTTTTTGGAACATTAAATTTAGCTACTGAAGCAAGTAAAGCTAATATTGATAGATTTGTAATGATTTCTACTGATAAAGCTGTTAATCCAACTAATATAATGGGAGCAACTAAAAGACTATGTGAAATGATTGTTCAAGCTATGGATAAACAATCAAAAACTGAATTTGTTGCTGTTAGATTTGGAAATGTTCTTGGTAGTAACGGATCAGTAATTCCATTATTTAAAAAGCAAATAGCTAATGGAGGTCCTGTTACTCTTACTCATAAAAAAATAGTGAGATATTTTATGTTAATACCAGAAGCAGCACAACTGGTACTTCAAGCTGGTGCTTTTGCTGAAGGTGGAGAAGTATTTGTATTAGATATGGGAAAACCAGTTAAGATTTATGATTTAGCATGTGATCTTATAAGACTTTCTGGATTTGAGCCTAATAAAGATATTAAAATTGTAGTTACTGGACTTAGACCAGGAGAAAAATTATATGAAGAGCTTTTAATGAGTGAAGAAGGATTAAAAGATACAGCACATAAAAAAATATATGTAGGAAAACCAACATTTGAGGATATGGATACATTAAATCATAAACTTGAACAATTACGTAAATTATTAGAACTAAATGATATTAATGAAATTAAACATCAAATGCAACGAATTGTTCCAACATATCACTATAAAAATGAGGATGAAGTTGCTGCAGAAAACGCTGATAAGGAGTAA
- a CDS encoding glycosyltransferase family 2 protein, which translates to MFKVSIITPVYNVEQCIERSINSVINQTCKEFEFLLIDDGSQDRSIEIAKSLLENSDINFKIITQENAGVSAARNRGINIANGEYITFLDSDDYIDSRFVELMYEKAKSTCCDIVFCDYSEVDSTGNVLVKNRTNYLNDFISGKEAALLQLKDEITIGMRSAIYKTSVIKNNNLLFDSNRKYGEDMVFVVKALLYSNKVISVNEILAFYVIWGNSVTQNVSLKHLDCYYSYIDLLNYVKENNNLKEIENFLLEFKIQYSIAHVFSILSKDSNFHEDLFEFLSREDVKSYLKNYKIQNFDRNNVRYLIQCSAMRFCPKLLIKLLNKMR; encoded by the coding sequence TTGTTTAAAGTATCTATAATTACTCCTGTTTATAATGTTGAACAATGTATTGAAAGAAGCATAAATTCTGTCATAAATCAAACTTGTAAAGAGTTTGAATTTTTACTTATAGATGATGGTTCTCAAGATAGAAGTATTGAGATAGCAAAATCATTATTAGAAAATTCAGATATAAATTTTAAGATTATAACGCAGGAAAATGCAGGAGTTAGTGCTGCTAGAAACAGAGGTATAAATATAGCAAATGGAGAGTATATAACATTTCTAGATAGTGATGATTATATTGATTCAAGGTTTGTTGAACTTATGTATGAAAAGGCAAAATCAACTTGTTGCGATATTGTATTTTGTGATTACAGTGAAGTAGATAGTACGGGAAATGTTTTAGTTAAGAATAGAACTAATTATTTAAATGATTTCATATCAGGAAAAGAAGCAGCTCTTTTGCAATTAAAAGACGAGATAACTATAGGCATGAGAAGTGCTATATACAAAACTTCTGTTATTAAAAATAATAATTTATTATTTGATAGTAATAGAAAATATGGTGAAGATATGGTCTTTGTTGTAAAAGCATTACTTTACTCAAATAAAGTTATAAGTGTAAATGAGATATTAGCGTTTTATGTTATATGGGGTAATTCTGTAACTCAAAATGTTTCATTAAAACATCTTGATTGTTATTATTCTTATATAGATTTGTTAAATTATGTGAAAGAAAATAATAATTTAAAAGAAATAGAAAATTTCTTATTAGAATTTAAAATACAATATTCAATAGCACATGTTTTTTCTATTTTGAGTAAAGATTCTAATTTTCATGAAGATTTGTTTGAGTTTTTAAGTAGAGAAGATGTTAAATCATATCTAAAAAATTATAAAATTCAAAATTTTGATAGAAACAATGTAAGATATTTAATTCAATGTAGTGCCATGAGATTTTGTCCAAAACTATTAATAAAGTTATTAAATAAAATGAGATAA